In Hymenobacter aquaticus, a single window of DNA contains:
- a CDS encoding quinone-dependent dihydroorotate dehydrogenase translates to MYKALLKPLLFQLDAEQAHHFVFDNLRRSCRLPGTRALLRSLYDFAHPSLEREVFGLKFRNPVGLAAGFDKNAELTDELATLGFGFVEIGTVTPRAQPGNPAPRLFRLPQDEALVNRMGFNNEGAAAAARRLRQRRSDIIIGGNIGKNKDTPNEQAAADYVAGFEALFDTVDYFVVNVSSPNTPNLRQLQEKEPLIRLLQQVQERNLSKPRPKPLLLKIAPDLTDGQLDDILTIAAETRLSGLVATNTTIARDALRTDQTQLAAIGAGGLSGKPLRQRSTDVIRYLHRRTDGGLPIIGVGGIASAQDALDKMAAGAALVQLYTGFIYEGPALVKRINQAVVAGRR, encoded by the coding sequence ATGTACAAAGCCTTGCTCAAACCCCTGCTTTTTCAGCTCGACGCGGAGCAGGCCCACCACTTTGTTTTCGACAACCTGCGGCGCAGCTGCCGCCTGCCCGGCACCCGGGCCCTGCTGCGCAGCCTCTACGACTTTGCCCACCCAAGCCTGGAACGGGAAGTATTCGGCCTGAAATTCCGCAATCCAGTGGGGTTGGCGGCGGGCTTCGACAAGAACGCCGAGCTAACCGACGAGCTGGCTACGCTGGGCTTTGGCTTCGTGGAAATCGGGACGGTGACGCCGCGGGCCCAGCCGGGCAACCCGGCCCCGCGCCTGTTCCGGCTGCCGCAGGACGAGGCCCTGGTTAACCGCATGGGCTTCAACAACGAGGGCGCGGCGGCGGCGGCCCGGCGGCTCCGGCAGCGGCGCTCCGACATTATCATCGGCGGCAACATTGGCAAGAACAAGGACACGCCCAACGAGCAGGCGGCCGCTGACTACGTGGCAGGCTTCGAGGCGCTGTTCGACACGGTGGACTACTTCGTGGTCAACGTTAGCTCGCCAAACACGCCCAACCTGCGACAGTTACAGGAAAAGGAGCCGCTGATCCGGCTGCTACAGCAGGTGCAGGAACGCAACCTGAGCAAGCCCCGGCCCAAGCCCCTGCTGCTCAAAATAGCCCCCGACCTCACCGACGGCCAGCTCGACGACATCCTGACCATTGCCGCCGAAACCCGCCTGAGCGGCCTAGTAGCCACCAACACCACTATTGCCCGCGACGCGCTGCGCACCGACCAAACCCAGCTGGCGGCCATTGGCGCGGGTGGGCTGAGCGGTAAGCCCCTGCGGCAGCGCAGCACCGACGTTATCCGCTACCTGCACCGCCGCACCGACGGCGGCCTGCCCATCATCGGCGTGGGCGGCATTGCCTCGGCGCAGGATGCCCTGGACAAAATGGCGGCCGGCGCGGCGCTGGTGCAGCTCTACACCGGTTTTATCTACGAAGGCCCGGCGCTGGTCAAGCGCATCAACCAGGCGGTAGTGGCGGGCCGTCGGTAA
- a CDS encoding DUF2306 domain-containing protein, producing the protein METFLLANRWLHITAGFIGFFVAPAALYVRKGGPAHRRWGQVFFWAMVVAGSTALVAASLKGLTFLLLTGIFSLYLAWFGYRSVYHKRLSRGEARAGLFDWAGVGIGTAVFAGTLLYGLLNLQTNPVPVVFGGIGLMTTLRQARAFRRVGPWPAGQWLLNHISGFVGSYIAAVSAFSATTLTFIPFPLNFLWPTLVMVPPMIWVQRRYKKQFAQGQHPEKLVEVRIQPELA; encoded by the coding sequence ATGGAAACCTTCCTTCTCGCGAACCGCTGGCTGCATATTACGGCCGGGTTTATTGGCTTTTTCGTAGCGCCGGCGGCGTTGTACGTGCGCAAGGGCGGCCCGGCGCACCGGCGCTGGGGGCAGGTGTTTTTCTGGGCTATGGTGGTGGCGGGCAGCACCGCGCTGGTGGCGGCCTCCCTCAAGGGCCTGACTTTCCTGCTGCTGACGGGCATTTTCAGCCTGTATCTGGCTTGGTTCGGCTACCGCTCGGTGTACCACAAGCGCCTGAGCCGGGGTGAGGCGCGGGCCGGCCTGTTCGACTGGGCCGGGGTCGGAATCGGTACGGCGGTGTTTGCCGGCACCTTGCTCTACGGCCTGCTGAACCTGCAAACCAACCCCGTGCCGGTCGTTTTTGGTGGCATCGGCCTGATGACGACGCTGCGGCAGGCCCGCGCCTTCCGCCGCGTGGGGCCCTGGCCTGCCGGGCAGTGGCTGCTCAACCACATTTCCGGTTTCGTGGGCTCATACATAGCGGCGGTTTCAGCTTTTTCGGCCACTACCCTCACGTTTATTCCCTTTCCCCTGAACTTCCTGTGGCCTACGCTGGTCATGGTGCCGCCCATGATCTGGGTGCAGCGGCGCTATAAAAAGCAGTTTGCCCAGGGCCAGCACCCCGAAAAGCTAGTGGAAGTACGCATTCAGCCCGAATTGGCTTAG
- a CDS encoding acyloxyacyl hydrolase translates to MIRYGLLFILLLSAAPGRAQQSAAAGSRPPLVVGLYGQGSFIIAHTPSVKHLVKSHPTGLELNVQRQTNGSEPWHGWYKYPKVGLALVYYDYHNPVLGKSYAATVYINKAFFRTARQELNFRIGTGIGIFPIRYDQETNHKNNIVSSRLNATLQTRLEYDVALAPHYGLLLGVGLNHYSNGATTKPNFGINLPTVFVGVNYHQQRPFRPLSPGPTAEPAEIGHNFLDLSTSLGFKQRNESDRRKYSVQSVSAAVGRRVNRKSNLLLGAEGFYDRSLLVQLRDTSRTGENLPDVKKAGLFVGHELLFGRLAFVSHLGFYVYNPYKSNKFYYERLGLKYHFTRQLWAAADLKVHRGAADVVELKVGVRL, encoded by the coding sequence ATGATTCGTTACGGGTTGCTCTTTATTCTGCTGCTAAGCGCCGCCCCCGGCCGGGCCCAGCAATCGGCCGCCGCGGGTAGCCGCCCCCCACTGGTGGTGGGCCTCTATGGGCAGGGCAGCTTTATCATCGCCCATACACCGTCGGTGAAGCACCTGGTAAAGTCGCACCCGACGGGGCTGGAGCTGAACGTGCAGCGCCAGACCAACGGCTCGGAGCCCTGGCATGGCTGGTACAAGTACCCGAAAGTGGGCCTGGCGCTGGTGTATTACGACTACCACAACCCGGTGCTGGGCAAGTCGTACGCCGCCACGGTCTACATCAACAAGGCTTTCTTCCGCACGGCGCGGCAGGAGCTGAACTTCCGCATCGGTACCGGCATCGGTATTTTCCCGATCCGCTACGACCAGGAAACCAACCACAAGAACAACATCGTCAGCTCCCGGCTGAACGCCACGCTGCAAACCCGCCTGGAATACGACGTGGCCCTCGCGCCCCACTACGGCCTGCTGCTGGGCGTGGGACTGAACCACTACTCTAACGGGGCCACCACCAAGCCTAATTTCGGCATCAACCTGCCCACGGTATTTGTGGGCGTCAACTACCACCAGCAGCGCCCGTTCCGGCCCCTGAGCCCGGGACCCACGGCTGAACCCGCCGAAATCGGGCACAATTTCCTGGACCTGAGCACCAGTCTGGGCTTCAAGCAGCGCAACGAGTCGGACCGGCGCAAGTACTCCGTGCAGTCGGTTTCGGCGGCGGTGGGGCGGCGCGTCAACCGCAAGAGCAACCTGCTGCTGGGCGCGGAAGGCTTCTACGACCGGTCGTTGCTGGTGCAGCTGCGCGACACCTCCCGCACCGGCGAAAATCTGCCCGACGTGAAGAAAGCCGGCCTATTCGTGGGCCACGAGCTGCTGTTTGGCCGCCTGGCCTTCGTGTCGCACTTGGGCTTCTACGTCTACAATCCCTACAAGTCCAACAAGTTCTACTACGAGCGGCTGGGGCTCAAATACCACTTCACCCGGCAGCTCTGGGCCGCCGCCGACCTGAAAGTGCACCGCGGGGCCGCCGACGTGGTAGAGCTGAAAGTGGGCGTGCGGCTGTAA
- a CDS encoding porin family protein: MKKTTVLLSLLAVAGLSTTAHAQVRFGVKGGVNLSNYSGLTDEQKKFDENLVNANAGVMMNADLSGDGFFSVQPELLYSGKGIKFKGDGFESEDRMHYLDLPILAKINADGFIFEAGPQLGYMVSRKGTLTAGGVTAEDSDFDGVNRFDFGYVAGVGYQLESGLGFGVRYNGGLLKVEKEVAGQPQSDAKNSVFQFQVGYLFGGK; this comes from the coding sequence ATGAAAAAGACCACTGTCCTGTTGTCCCTCTTAGCTGTCGCTGGCCTCTCGACCACCGCGCATGCTCAAGTCCGTTTCGGCGTGAAGGGTGGCGTAAACTTGTCGAACTACTCCGGCCTGACCGACGAGCAAAAGAAGTTTGACGAGAACCTGGTAAACGCCAACGCTGGCGTGATGATGAACGCTGACCTGAGCGGCGACGGCTTCTTCTCCGTGCAGCCCGAGCTGCTGTATTCCGGCAAAGGCATCAAGTTCAAAGGCGACGGCTTCGAGTCGGAAGACCGGATGCACTACCTCGACCTGCCGATTCTGGCCAAGATCAACGCCGATGGCTTCATCTTCGAAGCCGGCCCGCAGCTGGGCTACATGGTGTCGCGCAAGGGCACGCTCACCGCGGGCGGCGTAACGGCTGAAGACAGCGACTTCGACGGCGTGAACCGCTTCGACTTCGGCTACGTGGCCGGCGTGGGCTACCAGCTCGAAAGCGGCCTGGGCTTCGGCGTGCGCTACAACGGCGGCCTGCTGAAGGTAGAAAAAGAAGTAGCCGGCCAGCCCCAGTCGGATGCCAAGAACTCGGTATTCCAGTTCCAGGTAGGCTACCTGTTCGGCGGCAAATAG
- a CDS encoding porin family protein, with amino-acid sequence MKKTVILLASLLSVATISASRAQGVRLGLRAGANYSNLAGDVQNESTYNNKIGFMGGIILNAPLVGDGFLSVQPEILYSQKGFENKPTEYKNLLGTTQKREGKVNYNYLDVPVLVKVNAGGLVFEAGPQYSYLLSIKDETRVTTTSGLTGNTSTSTTHDQKNLDQLNRNELGYVAGVGYQASNGLSLNLRYTGAFSDFVKSNNDTYFDGDLKNARNSALQLSLGYLIPGK; translated from the coding sequence ATGAAAAAGACCGTAATTCTGCTGGCTTCTTTGCTCTCGGTGGCCACCATCAGTGCTTCCCGCGCCCAGGGCGTGCGCCTGGGCCTGCGGGCCGGGGCTAACTACTCCAACCTGGCCGGCGACGTGCAAAACGAAAGCACCTACAACAATAAAATCGGGTTTATGGGCGGCATCATCCTCAACGCCCCCTTGGTCGGCGACGGGTTCCTGTCGGTGCAGCCCGAGATTCTGTATTCGCAGAAAGGCTTCGAAAACAAGCCCACCGAGTACAAAAACCTGCTGGGCACCACCCAAAAGCGCGAAGGCAAGGTCAACTACAACTACCTCGACGTGCCGGTGCTCGTCAAGGTCAACGCCGGCGGTTTGGTGTTCGAAGCCGGCCCCCAGTACTCCTACCTGCTCAGCATCAAGGACGAAACCCGGGTGACGACCACCTCCGGCCTCACCGGCAATACGAGCACCAGCACCACCCACGACCAGAAAAACCTCGACCAGCTCAACCGCAACGAGCTGGGCTACGTGGCCGGCGTGGGCTACCAGGCCAGCAACGGCCTGAGCCTGAACCTGCGCTACACCGGGGCCTTCAGCGACTTCGTGAAGAGCAACAACGACACGTACTTCGACGGCGACCTGAAAAACGCCCGCAACTCGGCCCTGCAGCTTTCCCTGGGCTACCTGATTCCGGGCAAGTAA